A single region of the Lotus japonicus ecotype B-129 chromosome 4, LjGifu_v1.2 genome encodes:
- the LOC130710242 gene encoding uncharacterized protein LOC130710242: protein MEEYPEELRTPPVTLVSMVGCPDLHPLISTFLLSQQPPINTLALPDLSKIHLFHKKNDPDAAAAMPPPSSPFGILKRDWFLKHRTKIPAVLAALFPSHLLLADPAQWLQLCSDLDSIKSVIRGRNIKLVVVVVHTNPQDEISEDKMIALRKRAELEAKYVVVLNPNDDSELQLSLNRLANTFSELAGAYYREEGRRVKQRIEKKNVSSVELIVRYCFKVAVYAEFRCDWAEALKFYEEAYHTLREIVGVTTRLPPVQRLVEIKSISEQLHFKISTLLLHSGKVTEAVTWFRQHKNTYKRLVGAPEATFLHLEWMSRQFLVFGELLETSSKTTQSLLPVILASSSKPLTEWEYYPAYYYQLAAQYMSEKRSALELTIVMSVTSNEIDSIADSVVPSAYVGQFAQLLEQGDMLPLTDEVYTRYAVSEGKRFRDSLEIIALLKKAYESYSSFKSQRMSSFCGFQMAKEYFAEGDIGNAKQIFDNIASLYRKEGWVTLLWDVLGYLRECSRKNGTIKDFIEYSLEMAALPILFDTGVQRDSGPAGPANPQQRENVHNEAFQLVSKAPELATNEHSSNFKFTGDESLQLEVDLVSPLRLVMLASVAFHEQTIKPGASTLITVSLLSHLPLTVEIERLEIQFNQSHCNFFIASAQKPRSVEVSGIQQHRTETAPSLSLEPNKWLRLTYDIQSGQSGKLECLSVIAKIGSHFTICCRAESPASLDSLPLRTLEDCIQTVPMKDPILVFSGQKYTQVEEPDPQVDLFLDASGPALVGEIFLVPVTLVSKGHDVCSGELKINLVDVKGGGLFSPRDSEPYSTDSHHVQLLGISGPEGQDDSQLDPDNIKKIQQSFGLISVPFLKNGDSWLCKLEIKWHRPKPIMLYVSLGYTPYRGESNSQMVHVHRNLQIEGHTAIVLNHRYLMPFRRDPLLLSENKQASESDQSESLPLNQNTVLIVSAKNCTELPLRLKAISIEVEDDVERTCSIQHGNEELSNSALLVPGEEFKKVFSVSSNMNISKLKPTVCLRWRRDFGVEEQSASTPTLSWVVTTQKLPDMNVELPPLIVSLECPPYAILGDPFTYYIRILNQTPLLQEVKYSLGDSQSFVLCGYHNDTVYVLPKSEQILSYKLVPLASGMQQLPKFSMTSVRYSAAYQPSISSNSVFVFPSKPHFKTAAFMNRVESVAIE from the exons GTCTGTGATTCGTGGCAGGAACATCAAGCTAGTTGTTGTTGTCGTCCACACCAATCCACAGG ATGAGATCAGTGAAGATAAAATGATTGCGTTACGAAAGCGAGCTGAATTAGAAGCTAAGTATGTGGTTGTGTTGAATCCCAATGACGATTCTGAGCTTCAACTCTCTCTCAACAG GCTTGCGAATACGTTTTCGGAGTTAGCTGGTGCGTATTACAGAGAAGAAGGAAGGAGGGTTAAACAGCGGATTGAGAAGAAGAATGTCAGCTCGGTTGAATTGATTGTTCGCTACTGCTTCAAA GTTGCTGTATATGCAGAATTTCGATGTGACTGGGCTGAAGCGTTGAAATTTTATGAGGAGGCCTATCACACACTGCGAGAG ATAGTTGGAGTGACAACAAGGTTACCCCCAGTGCAACGCTTAGTTGAGATAAAATCTATTTCAGAGCAATTGCATTTCAAGATATCAACATTGTTACTGCATAGTGGAAAGGTTACAGAAGCAGTGACGTGGTTCCGCCAACACAAGAATACATATAAAAGGCTTGTTGGTGCTCCCGAAGCAACATTTCTTCACTTGGAGTGGATGAGTAGACAGTTCTTGGTATTTGGTGAGTTGTTGGAGACAAGTTCAAAAACCACTCAAAGCCTTTTGCCTGTTATTCTAGCCTCTTCATCCAAACCTCTGACTGAGTGGGAGTATTATCCTGCTTATTACTACCAA TTAGCTGCACAGTACATGAGTGAGAAGAGGTCAGCTCTAGAACTTACAATCGTTATGTCAGTAACTTCCAACGAAATTGATAGCATTGCTGATTCAGTAGTTCCTTCTGCATATGTGGGTCAGTTTGCTCAGTTACTTGAGCAAGGAGATATGCTACC TCTCACTGATGAAGTGTACACCCGATATGCTGTTtctgaaggaaaaaggttccgGGATTCACTTGAAATCATTGCTCTTCTTAAAAAAGCATATGAATCGTACAGTAGCTTTAAAAGTCAGAGGATGAGCTCTTTTTGCGGGTTCCAAATGGCCAAAGAATATTTTGCTGAAGGTGATATTGGTAATGCCAAGCAGATTTTTGATAATATTGCTAGCCTATACAGAAAAGAGGGATGGGTAACTTTGTTATGGGATGTCCTGGGTTACTTGCGAGAGTGCTCGCGGAAAAATGGTACTATTAAAGATTTTATTGAGTATTCCCTTGAAATGGCTGCACTCCCGATATTATTTGATACTGGTGTCCAGAGAGACAGTGGTCCAGCTGGTCCTGCAAATCCACAGCAAAGAGAAAATGTACACAACGAAGCTTTTCAGCTTGTCAGTAAAGCTCCTGAGTTGGCAACAAATGAACACTCTAGTAATTTCAAGTTCACTGGAGATGAATCACTTCAGCTTGAGGTTGATCTTGTCAGTCCTCTAAGGCTGGTGATGCTTGCATCTGTTGCTTTCCATGAACAGACAATCAAGCCTGGGGCATCGACTTTGATTACAGTGTCACTTCTTTCCCACTTACCCCTTACAGTAGAGATTGAACGATTAGAAATCCAGTTCAACCAGTCTCACTGTAATTTCTTCATTGCAAGTGCCCAAAAACCTCGATCAGTAGAAGTTAGTGGTATTCAGCAGCACCGGACGGAGACAGCACCTTCCCTTTCACTTGAACCAAACAAATGGCTAAGGTTAACCTATGACATCCAGTCTG GTCAAAGTGGAAAACTCGAATGCCTATCTGTTATTGCAAAAATTGGATCACACTTCACAATCTGCTGCAGAGCTGAAAGCCCTGCATCATTGGATAGTTTACCTCTCAGGACATTGGAGGACTGCATACAAACTGTTCCAATGAAAGATCCAATTCTTGTGTTCTCTGGTCAGAAGTATACCCAAGTTGAAGAACCAGACCCGCAGGTTGATCTGTTTCTTGATGCCTCTGGTCCTGCATTGGTGGGTGAGATTTTCTTGGTACCTGTAACGTTGGTCTCCAAAGGCCATGATGTCTGCTCTGGTGAGTTGAAGATTAATCTTGTGGATGTGAAGGGAGGAGGCTTGTTTAGTCCGAGGGACTCCGAGCCATACTCTACGGATAGTCATCATGTCCAGCTGCTGGGTATATCTGGACCAGAAGGGCAAGATGATTCTCAGTTAGATCCTGACAATATAAAGAAAATACAACAATCGTTTGGATTAATTTCAGTTCCCTTTCTTAAAAATGGAGACTCTTGGTTGTGCAAATTAGAAATCAAGTGGCACCGACCAAAACCTATTATGCTCTATGTATCTTTGGGTTATACTCCATATCGTGGTGAATCAAATTCACAGATGGTCCATGTCCACAGAAACTTGCAAATTGAAGGGCACACTGCAATTGTTCTTAACCATCGTTATTTGATGCCATTCAGACGAGATCCATTGTTACTTTCTGAGAACAAGCAAGCCTCCGAGTCTGATCAGTCAGAGTCACTCCCCTTGAACCAAAATACTGTGCTCATCGTTAGTGCAAAGAACTGCACTGAGTTGCCATTAAGGTTAAAGGCAATTTCCATAGAAGTAGAGGATGATGTTGAAAGGACATGCTCTATTCAACATGGAAATGAGGAGCTTTCAAACTCTGCACTACTTGTTCCTGGAGAAGAGTTCAAGAAGGTATTCTCAGTCAGTTCCAATATGAACATTTCAAAGCTCAAACCAACTGTGTGtttgagatggaggagggaCTTCGGGGTTGAAGAGCAGTCTGCTTCTACCCCAACATTGTCTTGGGTTGTCACTACACAAAAGCTGCCAGATATGAATGTGGAGTTACCGCCATTAATTGTGAGTTTAGAATGCCCTCCTTATGCCATCCTGGGAGATCCCTTCACATACTATATTAGAATCTTGAACCAGACACCGTTACTGCAAGAAGTCAAATACTCACTGGGAGACTCACAAAGTTTTGTATTATGTGGGTATCATAATGACACTGTGTATGTTCTTCCCAAATCTGAGCAGATTCTCAGCTACAAACTTGTTCCACTTGCCTCCGGCATGCAACAGTTACCCAAATTTTCCATGACTTCAGTGAGATACTCAGCAGCGTATCAGCCTTCTATTTCTTCTAattctgtttttgttttccCTTCTAAGCCTCATTTCAAGACTGCAGCCTTTATGAACAGGGTGGAATCAGTTGCTATTGAATAA